A single region of the Geobacillus subterraneus genome encodes:
- a CDS encoding spore germination protein: MPAIVIGGIKVTSVGGNGTVNMGDVLQIAPKSTSKTNSGAGGGNTGDFLQTNTFCSVTNTVDPDVFDAGAKGNN, encoded by the coding sequence ATGCCAGCGATCGTGATTGGCGGGATTAAGGTTACGAGCGTGGGCGGCAACGGCACCGTAAACATGGGGGATGTGTTACAAATCGCTCCAAAAAGCACATCAAAAACGAACTCCGGTGCCGGCGGCGGCAATACAGGTGACTTTTTGCAAACAAATACGTTTTGCAGCGTCACGAATACGGTGGATCCCGATGTGTTTGATGCGGGGGCGAAAGGAAACAACTAG
- a CDS encoding spore germination protein, protein MPSFISGPIKITHVSGDGTVNFGDVLQIAPKSTAKSHTGAGGSNNGDFLQTNTFVSFTNTGDPDILDSNNAANN, encoded by the coding sequence ATGCCTTCATTTATTAGCGGCCCGATTAAAATTACCCATGTGAGCGGAGACGGAACCGTCAATTTTGGCGATGTATTGCAAATCGCGCCAAAGAGCACGGCCAAGTCGCATACCGGCGCGGGCGGCAGCAACAACGGGGATTTCTTGCAGACGAATACGTTTGTCAGCTTTACCAACACCGGCGATCCTGACATTTTGGACTCGAATAATGCAGCGAACAATTAG
- a CDS encoding spore germination protein, producing MPAFVGIVKLNSVGSSGVFHIGDVFAISPQSVTKTFAGAGSFNTGDGLHVYNYYSNTNTNDADVADENVVGNV from the coding sequence ATGCCGGCTTTTGTCGGAATCGTGAAACTGAACAGCGTCGGGAGCAGCGGCGTGTTCCATATTGGCGATGTGTTTGCGATTTCCCCACAAAGCGTGACGAAAACGTTCGCTGGCGCCGGTTCGTTTAACACCGGCGACGGGCTTCATGTCTATAACTATTACAGCAACACAAATACGAACGACGCTGATGTCGCCGATGAAAATGTCGTCGGAAACGTATAG
- a CDS encoding spore germination protein GerPB, which translates to MNVYISQSICIHQLRIGSVTNSSVLQIGSAGSIQALSTLANTGGFTGPVPQATVPLGPQAQAAAPLVPLHSATR; encoded by the coding sequence TTGAACGTTTATATCAGCCAAAGCATTTGCATCCATCAATTGCGGATCGGTTCGGTGACGAATTCATCCGTTTTGCAAATCGGCAGCGCCGGCAGCATTCAGGCGCTGTCCACGCTCGCCAACACCGGCGGATTCACCGGCCCGGTCCCGCAGGCGACCGTGCCGCTCGGTCCGCAAGCGCAGGCGGCCGCCCCTCTCGTCCCTCTCCATTCAGCCACTCGCTAA
- a CDS encoding spore germination protein GerPC: protein MSLYEYFVKLHRYLSWQTKKIQALEQRLHLLEVRLREIEAQPRTSIERIEYKFDQLKVETLEGTLNIGIAPPGAGGTIEDFAVEPVKTVIPKPEPVLMRPIQEKVAAYLNKEAPETLKQLERQYGRRLDDTYRQFILQDIARQTDDRIRFYLQEKANQGYVPSDGRDEAVENEIFQKVKADIEQSLDAFLKHLPTGGEEP from the coding sequence ATGAGTTTATACGAGTATTTCGTCAAGCTGCACCGCTATTTATCATGGCAAACAAAAAAAATACAGGCGCTTGAACAACGCCTTCACCTTCTCGAAGTCCGGCTTCGGGAAATCGAGGCCCAACCGCGCACATCGATCGAACGAATCGAATATAAGTTTGATCAATTAAAAGTGGAAACGCTAGAAGGAACATTAAACATTGGGATTGCCCCGCCGGGAGCCGGGGGAACGATTGAGGACTTTGCCGTTGAACCGGTAAAAACGGTGATTCCAAAACCGGAACCGGTGCTGATGCGCCCCATTCAAGAAAAAGTGGCCGCCTATCTCAACAAGGAAGCGCCAGAAACGTTAAAACAGCTTGAACGTCAATACGGCCGCCGCCTTGACGACACGTATCGGCAATTTATTTTGCAAGACATTGCCCGCCAGACCGATGACCGCATTCGCTTTTATTTGCAGGAAAAAGCGAACCAAGGCTACGTTCCGTCCGACGGCCGCGACGAAGCAGTCGAAAATGAAATTTTCCAGAAGGTAAAGGCTGATATTGAACAATCCCTTGACGCGTTTCTCAAACATTTGCCCACGGGGGGAGAAGAACCATGA
- a CDS encoding spore germination protein GerPE: MKRTSVVQAFHAETLIISSVLQIGDSERISARTRALAVQRQYELFFGPEGEQTFPIFTKPIPRWSSPPPVASRRTLHHSPVISVRSVRVLGISSSAVVHIGSTSTAEGEARIKHIRQLADFAPGAQPRGRDS; encoded by the coding sequence GTGAAACGGACGTCAGTAGTGCAGGCATTTCATGCGGAAACGCTGATCATTAGCTCCGTACTGCAAATCGGTGACTCGGAACGGATTTCCGCCCGTACGCGCGCCTTGGCCGTCCAGCGCCAATATGAGCTGTTTTTTGGCCCGGAAGGAGAACAAACATTCCCGATTTTTACAAAACCGATCCCGCGCTGGTCTTCCCCGCCGCCAGTCGCTTCCCGGCGGACGCTCCATCACTCTCCGGTCATTTCGGTCCGGTCAGTTCGCGTGCTTGGGATTTCTTCGTCAGCTGTCGTCCATATCGGCTCAACCTCCACCGCAGAGGGGGAGGCACGAATTAAACATATTCGCCAGCTGGCTGACTTTGCACCGGGCGCGCAACCAAGAGGGAGGGATTCATAA
- a CDS encoding spore germination protein — protein MPSFVGPIKINNVGSGAVVQMGDCLYIAPKVATKTQAGSGGFNTGDFVMTNNAISFTNAFDPDVFDQNVAANN, from the coding sequence ATGCCTTCGTTCGTCGGTCCGATTAAAATCAATAACGTTGGAAGCGGCGCCGTCGTCCAAATGGGGGATTGCCTGTATATTGCGCCGAAAGTCGCCACAAAAACACAAGCCGGATCCGGCGGTTTCAACACCGGCGACTTTGTGATGACAAACAACGCCATTAGCTTTACGAACGCGTTTGACCCAGATGTGTTTGACCAAAACGTCGCCGCTAACAACTGA
- a CDS encoding SbcC/MukB-like Walker B domain-containing protein, which produces MKPISLTIAGLHSFREKQTIDFTTLCDGGVFGIFGPTGSGKSTILDAITLALYGSVVRAANRTQAIINHAEQELFVSFTFELEHAAGAKRYTVERSLKKVDEWRTRSAVCRLIEHRPEPVVLADKLSDVDKAIGQLLGLTMEDFTRAVVLPQGKFAEFLSLKGAERRQMLQRLFHLERYGDQLNKKLKDRLAVAEQEEEKIKAEKAGLGDASKAALEQAEAEERELTTLLAKRKKELEDVEADVERTRQLWAWQQEKEAVERELAELRRREPEIRALEEKKERAEQAERIWPYREQYEQARRLRAEASKRYEELARKLEEAKAGYEEAVRRYEQARQEKASREPELLAQTERLRQAEQLERQMEALTHELAALNEERNRLAVREKAAQRRFEEAAAWYERGMKRQQELKEELQRYAEALAGKDEVEQAHGEKRQIEQAAAAIARVDAQLRQKEAMWRQAEEERAKREHQAAAVGARLQQLFRLVEKTYHSVCQRQQDVEKRLYALQQDMEAERKRMEEARTAELAAVLAERLRPGEPCPVCGSREHPHSSTMPHSSGHGQLPNLEQERRQCEQDLQVLFSLKAQLEQLAGLAAGHGAPPIFAAGRPAEEVDDVTVEVRALEQDVIEQKESVYRALAQWNEAETARREAENACRWATADREALQAERQRLEEERQQLEQQWRHAYPSFSLETINAVYEQLREQEKRWRDVQKRLEDSVPFLEEKQRAKEEAAEEQRRMETERIRLDSLINAKQQLSEEYARQRREKAGPSPAAVQLREAEAEWRRLQSGEQQAYDEWQRAQKQHQTLESETKAAKQAYEEGVRREEEALARWRRALADTAFTDAEEAERARATKEQCGEWDEAIRRYWRQVEQAEHRRAQLAAALGEAVVSAEQWEMLQRVYAERKAQMETMTQQLGAIQAKVAELRKKHARFVELEAKQAQLSRQIERYKQLQTLLRGNSFVEFMAEEQLEQVTAIAAERLQRLTRHRYSLELDSQGGFLIRDDANGGVRRPVATLSGGETFLTSLSLALALSAQIQLRGEYPLRFFFLDEGFGTLDAELLDMVISALEKLHTQRLAVGVISHVQEIRTRLPRRLIVEPAEPSGRGTRVRLETM; this is translated from the coding sequence GTGAAGCCGATTTCACTGACGATCGCCGGGCTTCATAGCTTCCGCGAAAAACAGACGATCGATTTCACCACGCTATGTGATGGCGGCGTATTTGGCATTTTTGGTCCGACCGGAAGCGGCAAGTCAACGATTTTAGACGCCATTACGCTGGCGTTGTACGGCAGTGTTGTGCGGGCCGCCAACCGCACCCAAGCGATCATCAACCATGCTGAACAGGAGTTGTTCGTCTCGTTTACATTTGAGCTTGAACATGCGGCGGGGGCCAAACGGTATACGGTGGAGCGCAGTTTAAAAAAAGTGGATGAATGGCGGACGCGAAGCGCTGTCTGCCGGCTGATCGAGCATCGGCCGGAGCCGGTCGTGCTCGCTGACAAGCTGTCCGATGTGGACAAGGCGATTGGACAGTTGCTCGGTTTGACGATGGAGGATTTCACTCGGGCGGTCGTCTTGCCGCAAGGTAAATTTGCTGAATTTTTATCGCTGAAAGGGGCGGAGCGGCGGCAAATGCTGCAGCGCCTCTTCCACCTTGAGCGGTACGGCGACCAACTAAACAAAAAGTTAAAAGATCGGCTTGCCGTAGCTGAGCAAGAAGAGGAAAAAATCAAAGCGGAGAAGGCAGGGCTTGGCGATGCGTCAAAAGCCGCGCTCGAACAAGCGGAAGCGGAGGAGCGGGAGTTGACCACACTGCTTGCCAAGCGGAAAAAAGAGCTCGAGGACGTCGAAGCGGATGTTGAACGGACGAGACAGCTTTGGGCGTGGCAGCAAGAAAAAGAAGCGGTCGAGCGGGAGCTGGCCGAGCTGCGCCGGCGTGAGCCGGAAATCCGTGCGCTCGAAGAAAAAAAGGAACGCGCTGAGCAGGCGGAGCGCATTTGGCCGTACCGGGAACAATACGAACAGGCGCGGCGCTTGCGGGCAGAGGCGTCCAAGCGCTACGAAGAGCTGGCGCGAAAGCTCGAGGAAGCCAAGGCCGGCTACGAGGAAGCGGTGCGCCGCTACGAACAGGCGCGGCAGGAAAAAGCGAGCCGCGAACCGGAGCTGCTGGCGCAAACGGAGCGGCTGCGCCAGGCAGAACAGCTCGAGCGGCAAATGGAGGCGCTCACGCATGAGCTTGCTGCCCTCAATGAGGAACGAAATCGGCTAGCGGTTCGCGAGAAAGCGGCGCAACGCCGGTTCGAAGAAGCGGCTGCCTGGTATGAACGCGGCATGAAGCGACAGCAGGAGCTAAAAGAAGAATTGCAGCGGTATGCGGAGGCGCTAGCCGGTAAAGACGAAGTGGAGCAGGCGCATGGGGAGAAGCGGCAAATCGAGCAAGCGGCAGCCGCCATCGCCCGTGTTGATGCACAGCTCCGGCAAAAGGAAGCGATGTGGCGCCAGGCGGAAGAGGAACGGGCAAAGAGGGAACACCAGGCTGCCGCCGTCGGCGCCCGGCTTCAGCAGCTGTTTCGGCTCGTAGAGAAAACATACCATTCCGTCTGTCAGCGGCAGCAGGACGTCGAAAAACGGCTGTACGCGCTGCAGCAAGACATGGAGGCGGAGCGGAAGCGGATGGAAGAGGCGCGAACGGCGGAACTGGCGGCTGTGCTGGCCGAACGGCTCCGCCCTGGTGAGCCGTGCCCGGTGTGCGGGTCGCGCGAACATCCGCATTCGTCCACGATGCCGCATTCTTCCGGCCACGGGCAATTGCCTAACCTCGAGCAGGAGCGCCGGCAGTGTGAGCAAGATTTACAAGTCTTGTTCTCGCTAAAGGCGCAGCTTGAACAGCTCGCGGGGCTGGCCGCCGGCCATGGGGCGCCCCCTATCTTTGCCGCCGGCCGCCCGGCAGAAGAGGTGGACGATGTCACCGTTGAAGTGCGGGCGCTCGAGCAAGATGTCATTGAGCAAAAAGAATCTGTTTATCGGGCGCTCGCCCAATGGAACGAAGCGGAAACGGCGCGGCGCGAAGCGGAAAACGCCTGCCGGTGGGCGACCGCTGACAGGGAAGCGTTGCAAGCGGAAAGACAGCGTCTCGAAGAGGAGCGGCAGCAGCTTGAGCAGCAGTGGAGACACGCCTACCCTTCGTTTTCACTCGAGACGATCAATGCGGTATACGAGCAGCTGCGCGAACAAGAGAAAAGGTGGCGCGACGTGCAAAAACGGCTTGAGGATAGCGTGCCGTTTTTAGAAGAAAAACAGCGGGCCAAAGAAGAAGCGGCCGAAGAACAGCGCCGGATGGAGACGGAGCGCATACGCCTTGATTCGCTTATTAACGCTAAACAGCAGTTATCGGAAGAGTATGCACGGCAGCGGCGCGAGAAAGCCGGCCCCAGCCCGGCGGCTGTGCAGCTTCGGGAAGCGGAAGCTGAATGGCGCCGGCTGCAAAGCGGCGAGCAGCAGGCGTATGATGAATGGCAACGTGCGCAAAAACAGCACCAGACGCTAGAAAGCGAGACAAAGGCGGCCAAGCAGGCGTATGAAGAAGGGGTTCGCCGCGAAGAAGAGGCGCTCGCCCGCTGGCGCCGCGCCCTTGCCGATACGGCGTTTACCGATGCGGAAGAAGCTGAACGGGCGAGGGCGACAAAAGAGCAATGCGGTGAGTGGGACGAAGCCATCCGCCGCTATTGGCGCCAAGTGGAACAGGCGGAGCACCGCCGGGCTCAACTTGCGGCCGCCCTCGGCGAGGCGGTGGTGAGCGCTGAACAATGGGAGATGCTGCAGCGCGTATACGCCGAGCGAAAAGCACAAATGGAAACGATGACGCAACAACTTGGGGCCATTCAAGCCAAAGTGGCGGAGTTGAGAAAAAAACATGCCCGTTTTGTTGAACTTGAGGCGAAGCAAGCGCAGCTCAGCCGGCAGATCGAGCGGTATAAGCAACTGCAGACACTGCTTCGCGGCAATAGTTTTGTTGAGTTTATGGCGGAAGAGCAACTCGAACAAGTGACAGCCATCGCCGCGGAGCGGCTGCAACGGTTAACCAGGCACCGTTACTCGCTTGAACTCGATTCGCAAGGCGGATTTCTCATCCGCGATGATGCCAACGGCGGCGTCAGACGGCCGGTGGCGACGCTCTCCGGCGGGGAAACGTTTTTGACCTCACTGTCACTGGCGTTGGCGCTGTCGGCGCAAATTCAGCTGCGCGGCGAATATCCGCTCCGGTTTTTCTTTTTGGATGAAGGGTTTGGCACGCTTGATGCCGAACTGCTCGATATGGTCATTTCCGCTTTGGAAAAGCTGCATACACAACGGCTGGCGGTCGGCGTCATTAGCCATGTTCAAGAAATTCGCACGCGTCTGCCGCGGAGGCTCATCGTTGAGCCGGCTGAGCCGTCCGGCCGCGGCACGCGCGTCCGGCTGGAAACGATGTAA
- a CDS encoding exonuclease SbcCD subunit D — MRILHTADWHLGRTLEGRSRLAEQEAFIDELVEIVRNEQIDVILMAGDVFDSVNPPAAAEQLFYESLARLSDKGRRPVAVISGNHDHPDRISAARTLLSDYHIFLFGRPEASVCQIDVPSCGETMMLAPLAYPSESRLAELLSSDHRETALRDRYDDRIRALLTAMAASFTEKTVNIVMSHLYVAGGHTSDSERPIEVGGAYTVAAASLPKAAQYVALGHLHRPQDVKRAETAARYSGSPLAYSFSEAGHAKSVTVVDVHPGGAASVTEIPLAAGKPLVRWKATEGLAQVYRWCEEGKDPSCWVDLELHVTEPLTMEEIYRLRKLHAGFVHIRPVFPQRVEETAEMSRETLSLEEMFCRFYKRQTGGQTPDEELVRLFLELAAEEEKEGGEE; from the coding sequence ATGCGCATTTTGCATACGGCCGACTGGCATCTCGGGCGGACGCTCGAGGGCCGAAGCCGGCTGGCTGAGCAGGAAGCGTTTATCGACGAGCTTGTCGAAATCGTTAGGAACGAACAAATTGACGTCATCTTAATGGCCGGCGATGTGTTCGATTCCGTCAATCCGCCGGCGGCGGCGGAGCAATTGTTTTACGAAAGTTTAGCCCGCCTGTCCGACAAGGGACGCCGGCCGGTCGCCGTCATCAGCGGCAACCATGACCATCCGGACCGCATCAGCGCGGCTCGGACGCTGCTTTCCGATTATCATATTTTTCTTTTCGGCCGCCCGGAAGCTTCCGTTTGTCAGATTGACGTCCCATCGTGCGGAGAAACGATGATGCTTGCGCCGTTGGCCTATCCGTCTGAATCACGCCTCGCCGAACTGCTGTCGTCCGACCATCGGGAAACGGCGCTGCGCGACCGGTATGATGACCGCATCCGTGCGCTGTTAACGGCGATGGCCGCCTCATTCACCGAGAAGACGGTCAATATCGTGATGAGCCATCTTTACGTCGCCGGCGGCCATACGTCCGATTCCGAGCGGCCGATTGAAGTGGGCGGCGCTTATACAGTGGCGGCGGCGAGTTTGCCGAAGGCCGCCCAATATGTGGCGCTCGGCCATCTGCATCGGCCGCAGGACGTCAAACGGGCGGAGACGGCGGCGCGCTATTCCGGTTCTCCGCTTGCCTATAGCTTTTCTGAAGCGGGGCATGCCAAGTCGGTCACGGTTGTTGATGTCCATCCGGGCGGGGCGGCCAGCGTGACGGAAATTCCGCTTGCCGCCGGAAAGCCGCTCGTCCGTTGGAAAGCGACGGAAGGGCTCGCCCAGGTGTACCGCTGGTGCGAGGAAGGAAAAGACCCATCGTGCTGGGTTGATTTGGAGCTTCATGTGACCGAACCGCTAACCATGGAAGAAATTTATCGGCTGCGTAAACTTCATGCGGGTTTTGTCCATATCCGTCCGGTGTTTCCGCAGCGGGTGGAAGAGACGGCCGAAATGAGCCGCGAAACGCTCTCGCTCGAAGAGATGTTCTGCCGTTTTTACAAACGGCAAACCGGGGGGCAGACGCCGGATGAAGAGCTCGTCCGCCTCTTTTTAGAGCTGGCGGCGGAAGAAGAGAAAGAGGGGGGAGAGGAGTGA
- the addA gene encoding helicase-exonuclease AddAB subunit AddA encodes MNATIRPKPAGSRWTDEQWKAIAAGGRDILVAAAAGSGKTAVLVERIIQKVTAEEGAVDIDRLLVVTFTNAAAAEMKARIGEALERELAKRPHSLHLRRQLSLLNRASISTLHSFCLDVIRKYYYLLDLDPSFRIADETEIELLKEDVLEELLEEQYGKADNERFFAVVDAYTSDRSDAELQEMILALYEFSRSHPAPDEWLANLVSMYDVDEQTPIETLPPARYIAQHAAMELAAAKRLIGLALKLAEKERGPKPYKKRLDEDMDLIADLEKRLAGPWDRLHHALQSLSFGRLPACRGDGYEARLIDEAKSLRDQAKKKIEALRDNVFSLRPSTWLRHMREMKPVVETIVALVRRFSAMFEAAKREKGIVDFSDLEHYCLRVLRQRDPETGEWQPSSAALEYQAQFDEVLVDEYQDTNLVQETMLQLVKKGSERTGNLFMVGDVKQSIYRFRLAEPMLFLDKYKRFTGDGEAGGMKIDLASNFRSRAEVLDGTNFLFAQIMGEAVGEMAYDEAAQLTYGADYPDGTDAVPEVMIIDRQRASEEEEEEAAELEAAELEARLMAEKIKEIVSRPFYVYDRSSGQPRRAMYRDIVVLVRSMTNAPQLIEQLQAHGIPAAADLSSGYFQATEISVMLSLLKVIDNPYQDIPLAAVLRSPLFRFDENELAMIRLSDPKGAFFEALQAFCQKSAETEEEENAKKKAMAFLDRLEEWRTMARRRSLADLIWQLYRDTQFYDFVGALPGGKQRQANLRALYDRARQYESTSFRGLFRFLRFIERLQERGDDLGAARPLGEQEDVVRVMTIHSSKGLEFPIVFLAGLARPFYTRDLHSPYLLDKELGFAARFVHPRLRISYPTLPLLAIQVKKRLELLAEEMRVLYVALTRAKEKLYLLASVNDADKEIEKWKGIAAESGWLLPDDVRASARSYLDWIGRALIRHRDGRALIEVDASAPPEIASHPSVWRLAIVPAANLRGGEMSADREDGGTLAALEQGRPVSIGGEWEEEARRRLLWRYRYEKETAVRAKQSVSELKEQRVLFGEQADEWLPRKGTAPLFVRPRFMQEKTLTPAEKGTALHVVMRHLDLHAPLDESSIRNQIIRLVEKELLSAEQAEAVDAAAIVAFFATDIGRRLCAAGEVYREVPFSLGLPADELYGGEGMDGGRRLLVQGVVDCVFADERGYVVIDYKTDEVTGRFAGQKEAAARFLLGRYGAQMRLYRRAIEQIWRVPVAECYLYSFDGGYFLAVE; translated from the coding sequence GTGAACGCTACGATTCGCCCGAAACCGGCCGGAAGCCGGTGGACAGATGAACAATGGAAGGCGATTGCGGCCGGCGGCCGGGACATTCTCGTCGCGGCGGCGGCCGGATCCGGAAAAACGGCCGTTCTCGTCGAGCGAATCATTCAAAAGGTGACGGCGGAAGAAGGAGCGGTCGATATTGACCGCCTGCTCGTCGTCACGTTTACGAATGCAGCGGCAGCCGAGATGAAAGCGAGAATTGGTGAAGCGCTCGAACGGGAGCTTGCCAAGCGTCCGCATTCGCTCCATTTGCGGCGTCAGCTCAGCCTGCTCAACCGCGCCTCAATTTCGACGCTCCATTCATTCTGTTTGGATGTGATCCGCAAGTATTATTACTTGCTCGATTTAGATCCGTCGTTTCGCATTGCCGATGAGACGGAAATCGAGCTGTTGAAGGAAGACGTCCTTGAGGAACTGCTCGAGGAACAATACGGGAAGGCGGACAACGAGCGCTTTTTCGCCGTTGTCGATGCTTACACTAGTGACCGGAGCGATGCCGAGTTGCAGGAGATGATTTTGGCGCTCTATGAATTCTCTCGTTCCCATCCGGCGCCGGATGAATGGCTGGCTAATCTAGTATCGATGTATGATGTCGATGAACAGACGCCCATCGAAACGCTGCCGCCGGCGCGCTATATCGCCCAGCACGCGGCGATGGAGCTGGCGGCGGCCAAGCGGCTTATCGGCTTGGCTTTGAAGCTTGCCGAGAAAGAAAGAGGACCGAAGCCGTACAAGAAACGGTTGGACGAAGATATGGACTTGATTGCCGATTTGGAAAAACGGCTGGCTGGGCCGTGGGATAGGCTGCATCATGCGCTGCAATCGCTGTCGTTCGGGCGGCTCCCGGCTTGCCGCGGCGACGGGTATGAGGCGCGGCTCATCGATGAAGCGAAATCGCTGCGCGATCAGGCGAAAAAGAAAATCGAAGCGCTGCGCGACAACGTGTTTTCGCTTCGCCCGTCTACTTGGCTTCGTCACATGCGCGAGATGAAGCCGGTCGTCGAAACGATCGTCGCTCTCGTCCGCCGCTTTTCCGCCATGTTTGAAGCTGCGAAACGGGAAAAAGGGATCGTTGATTTTTCCGACCTGGAGCATTACTGTTTGCGCGTTTTGCGGCAGCGCGACCCGGAAACAGGCGAATGGCAGCCGTCATCGGCCGCTTTGGAGTACCAGGCGCAGTTTGATGAAGTGCTTGTTGATGAATATCAAGATACGAACCTCGTCCAAGAAACGATGTTGCAGCTCGTCAAAAAAGGAAGCGAGCGAACGGGCAACTTGTTTATGGTCGGCGATGTCAAGCAATCGATTTACCGGTTCCGCCTTGCCGAGCCGATGTTGTTTCTTGATAAGTACAAGCGGTTTACCGGTGATGGGGAAGCAGGGGGAATGAAAATCGACTTGGCGAGCAACTTCCGCAGCCGCGCCGAGGTGCTCGATGGGACGAATTTTCTATTTGCACAAATCATGGGGGAAGCGGTCGGAGAAATGGCTTACGATGAGGCGGCGCAGCTTACGTACGGCGCCGATTATCCGGATGGGACGGATGCCGTTCCGGAGGTGATGATCATCGACCGGCAGCGCGCATCGGAAGAGGAAGAGGAGGAAGCGGCCGAGCTTGAGGCAGCGGAGCTTGAGGCTCGCCTGATGGCCGAAAAAATAAAGGAGATCGTTTCGCGTCCGTTTTATGTGTATGACCGTTCGAGCGGGCAACCGCGGCGTGCCATGTATCGCGATATCGTCGTGCTCGTCCGTTCGATGACAAATGCGCCGCAACTCATTGAACAGCTGCAGGCGCATGGCATTCCGGCAGCGGCTGATTTGTCATCCGGCTATTTCCAAGCGACGGAAATTTCGGTTATGTTGTCGCTGTTGAAAGTGATCGATAATCCATATCAAGATATTCCGCTGGCGGCTGTGCTCCGCTCACCGCTATTTCGGTTTGATGAAAACGAGCTCGCTATGATCCGCCTCAGCGACCCGAAAGGCGCATTTTTCGAGGCGCTGCAAGCGTTTTGCCAGAAGTCGGCGGAAACGGAGGAGGAGGAGAATGCCAAGAAAAAAGCCATGGCTTTTCTCGACCGGTTGGAAGAATGGCGAACGATGGCGCGCCGCCGTTCATTAGCGGATCTGATTTGGCAGCTGTACCGCGATACGCAGTTTTATGATTTTGTCGGCGCTTTGCCGGGCGGGAAGCAGCGGCAAGCCAATTTGCGCGCCCTATATGACCGCGCCCGGCAATACGAGTCGACGTCATTCCGCGGGCTGTTCCGCTTTCTCCGCTTCATCGAGCGGCTGCAAGAGCGCGGCGACGACTTAGGGGCGGCCCGTCCGCTCGGCGAGCAGGAAGATGTCGTGCGCGTCATGACGATCCATAGCAGCAAAGGGCTCGAATTTCCAATCGTGTTTCTTGCCGGACTCGCGCGCCCGTTTTATACGCGCGACTTGCATTCCCCGTATTTGCTTGATAAAGAGCTCGGATTTGCCGCCCGGTTTGTCCATCCGCGGCTGCGCATCAGCTATCCGACGCTGCCGCTGTTGGCCATTCAAGTGAAAAAGCGGCTTGAACTTCTTGCGGAGGAAATGCGCGTTTTGTACGTGGCGCTCACAAGGGCAAAAGAGAAGCTGTACTTGCTTGCTTCGGTCAATGATGCGGACAAGGAGATTGAAAAATGGAAAGGCATTGCCGCTGAAAGCGGCTGGCTCCTTCCTGACGATGTGCGGGCGTCGGCCCGTTCGTACTTAGATTGGATCGGCCGGGCGCTCATCCGCCATCGAGACGGGCGCGCCTTAATCGAAGTGGATGCGTCAGCGCCGCCGGAGATTGCCTCCCATCCGTCGGTGTGGCGTCTTGCGATCGTGCCGGCAGCCAATTTGCGCGGCGGGGAGATGTCAGCCGACCGGGAGGATGGTGGCACGCTTGCCGCGCTCGAACAAGGCCGCCCCGTTTCAATCGGCGGGGAATGGGAGGAGGAAGCAAGGCGCCGCCTGTTATGGCGGTATCGCTACGAAAAGGAGACGGCCGTGCGCGCGAAACAGTCAGTCTCAGAACTGAAAGAACAGCGGGTGCTGTTTGGCGAACAGGCGGACGAATGGCTGCCGCGCAAAGGGACGGCACCGCTGTTTGTCCGGCCGCGCTTTATGCAGGAAAAAACGTTGACACCCGCTGAAAAAGGAACCGCGCTTCATGTCGTCATGCGCCATCTCGATTTGCACGCACCGCTGGACGAATCGTCGATCCGCAACCAAATCATTCGACTTGTCGAAAAAGAACTGCTGTCGGCCGAGCAAGCTGAAGCGGTCGATGCCGCCGCGATCGTCGCCTTTTTCGCAACGGACATCGGCCGGCGCCTCTGCGCCGCCGGCGAAGTATACCGCGAAGTGCCGTTCAGCTTAGGGCTTCCGGCTGACGAACTCTACGGCGGCGAAGGGATGGATGGCGGCCGCCGCCTGCTCGTGCAAGGCGTGGTCGACTGCGTGTTTGCCGATGAACGCGGCTATGTGGTGATCGACTATAAGACGGATGAAGTGACGGGCCGCTTCGCCGGTCAAAAAGAGGCGGCCGCCCGCTTTTTGCTTGGCCGCTACGGGGCGCAAATGCGCCTCTATCGGCGAGCCATTGAGCAAATTTGGCGCGTGCCGGTGGCGGAATGTTACTTATACTCGTTTGACGGTGGATATTTTCTCGCAGTGGAGTGA